The Candidatus Cloacimonas sp. genome contains a region encoding:
- a CDS encoding HAD family hydrolase, with protein sequence MTAKPQIKAIIFDLDGTLIDSIVDIAGAMNAALKSFGYPEHPVEEYKSFIGDGQTELVKRALPEDKRTPEIIDKVAKKYWDNYDLQWYLNTNIFPGVLYLIQLAVARKMKLAILSNKPHYFTKKMIRHFFRGAMIRHTKNPFGVYSGEEADKPKKPDPTVALELAKRLIVKPQYVALVGDSPVDIKTAKNAGMIAIGAAWGYGNKKDLQDAGADLIFDSPTEMTTYFDSQPLCP encoded by the coding sequence ATGACTGCTAAACCTCAAATTAAAGCCATCATCTTTGATCTTGATGGCACATTGATTGACAGCATAGTTGATATCGCAGGTGCGATGAATGCTGCCTTAAAAAGCTTTGGCTATCCTGAACATCCTGTAGAGGAATATAAATCCTTTATCGGCGATGGCCAAACGGAACTGGTAAAAAGGGCTTTACCGGAAGATAAAAGAACTCCCGAAATCATTGATAAGGTCGCTAAAAAATATTGGGATAACTATGATCTGCAATGGTATCTGAATACCAATATTTTCCCCGGTGTTCTCTATTTAATTCAACTGGCAGTAGCCCGCAAAATGAAACTGGCAATCCTCTCCAACAAACCGCATTATTTTACGAAAAAAATGATTCGCCATTTCTTCCGGGGTGCAATGATTCGCCATACTAAAAACCCCTTTGGCGTTTATAGCGGTGAAGAAGCTGATAAACCCAAAAAACCGGATCCAACCGTTGCTTTAGAACTTGCCAAACGCTTAATTGTAAAGCCCCAATATGTTGCCTTGGTTGGAGATAGCCCTGTGGATATTAAAACCGCAAAAAACGCTGGAATGATTGCAATTGGCGCTGCTTGGGGATATGGCAATAAAAAAGACCTTCAGGATGCCGGAGCAGATTTGATTTTTGATAGCCCGACCGAGATGACCACCTATTTTGATTCTCAGCCCCTTTGTCCATGA
- a CDS encoding phosphate ABC transporter substrate-binding protein has product MKTNNYLVTLIIMLLATFSLNATKGNQITCTGSTTVLPIAQATAEAFMNSHPDINISVRGGGSGVGVAALQNGTTDICNSSRPLKSKEISAAKAKGINPVAYTIANDAISIIVHQSNPLKDISIQQIKDIYTGKIKNWKVLGGPNLPIVVISRDVSSGTYEVFNEKVLAGAKVEGSAQLLASNNAVLSSVSNTPGAIGYVGLGYVNESVKLISINKIIPSEATVKNGSYMLSRKLYMYTNGKAKGDVANYLGFIQSEKGQQIVQEQGFINIK; this is encoded by the coding sequence ATGAAGACAAATAACTATCTGGTCACCTTAATAATAATGTTACTTGCCACATTTAGTTTAAATGCGACAAAGGGTAATCAAATAACCTGCACCGGTTCTACAACAGTTCTTCCAATTGCTCAAGCGACGGCTGAAGCATTTATGAATTCTCATCCGGATATCAATATTTCTGTGCGGGGAGGAGGTTCAGGAGTAGGAGTTGCTGCCTTACAAAATGGAACTACCGATATCTGTAATTCCAGCCGTCCCTTAAAATCCAAAGAAATTTCGGCAGCTAAAGCAAAGGGAATAAATCCCGTTGCTTACACTATTGCCAATGACGCTATCAGCATTATAGTTCATCAGAGCAATCCCCTTAAGGATATCAGCATTCAGCAGATAAAAGACATTTACACCGGTAAAATCAAGAATTGGAAGGTTTTAGGCGGTCCCAATTTACCGATTGTAGTTATTTCCCGCGATGTTTCTTCCGGAACTTATGAGGTCTTTAATGAAAAAGTTCTGGCAGGTGCAAAAGTAGAAGGCAGTGCTCAATTGCTTGCCTCCAATAATGCCGTTTTAAGTTCAGTTAGTAATACTCCCGGGGCTATCGGTTATGTGGGTTTGGGATATGTGAATGAGAGTGTGAAACTGATTAGCATAAATAAAATCATCCCTTCAGAAGCAACAGTAAAGAATGGCAGTTATATGCTTTCACGAAAACTCTATATGTACACTAACGGCAAAGCAAAAGGGGATGTAGCAAATTACCTTGGGTTCATTCAAAGTGAAAAAGGACAGCAAATAGTTCAAGAACAAGGATTTATCAACATCAAGTAA
- a CDS encoding mechanosensitive ion channel family protein — protein sequence MLLTISLEKLTGDFITPEKISLIIRVILILVIGIPLIRLIRSIAKRIVKDRLSPQSEQLVVRSVYYVAILILLITLLNEFGFRLSAILGAAGIFGVAIGFASQTSFSNIISGIFLISEKPFQIGDVVQVSSNIGTIESIDLLSIKLKTPDNRYIRVPNETMIKTEVINITRYPIRRLDIYVSVSYNDNLEKVKTVFMDIIANEPLALKEPAPLFSIEKFDESGIKILYGVWVNKEDYLALKNSLMINLKDKFEHEHITIPYPHIFIANAGELKSENQC from the coding sequence ATGCTCTTGACTATTAGCTTGGAAAAGCTGACGGGAGATTTCATAACACCGGAAAAGATAAGCTTGATAATTCGGGTTATTCTTATTCTGGTGATAGGAATTCCTCTTATTCGTTTGATAAGGTCTATAGCCAAACGGATAGTAAAAGACCGTTTATCGCCTCAAAGTGAACAGTTGGTTGTCCGTTCGGTCTATTATGTAGCTATCTTAATTCTACTGATCACTTTGCTAAACGAATTCGGCTTTCGTTTATCTGCAATTTTAGGTGCAGCTGGAATTTTTGGCGTAGCTATCGGTTTTGCTTCCCAAACCAGTTTTTCCAATATAATCAGCGGTATTTTTCTCATTTCTGAAAAGCCATTTCAGATAGGAGATGTGGTTCAGGTAAGTTCCAATATTGGAACAATTGAATCCATAGACCTGCTATCCATCAAGCTTAAAACGCCCGACAACCGTTACATTAGAGTTCCCAATGAAACAATGATTAAGACGGAAGTTATCAATATTACCCGCTATCCGATTAGACGACTGGATATTTATGTATCGGTAAGCTATAATGATAATCTGGAAAAAGTGAAAACTGTCTTTATGGATATCATTGCCAATGAGCCCCTGGCATTGAAAGAACCAGCTCCACTTTTCTCTATTGAGAAGTTTGACGAATCGGGCATCAAAATTCTATATGGGGTCTGGGTAAACAAAGAGGATTATTTAGCTTTGAAGAACTCTTTGATGATTAATCTCAAGGATAAATTTGAACACGAACATATCACTATTCCCTACCCGCACATTTTTATTGCGAATGCCGGGGAACTGAAAAGTGAAAACCAATGTTAA
- the pstA gene encoding phosphate ABC transporter permease PstA — MKNRKVLNFCGNGFLSILVVITILALCIFLVRIFSLGGKVLSWEFLFTAPRNCMQEGGIFPALAGTFWLTVISICIVIPLGILTAIFLTNYGKPKWLLKVVQIAIDTLAGTPSIIFGLFGMAVFVNLLAMNVSLISGALTLAILALPLFINSCIEAIKSVPFDFYEASLALGATKRQTITKIVIPTALPNILTGIIVCIGRVAGETAPIMFTAATFYTRRLPEGLKDEVMALPYHIYALMTEGTRPETQVPIAYGTAVVLLLLVLGVSAAAVIIRSSIRRKRKW, encoded by the coding sequence ATGAAGAACAGAAAGGTCTTGAATTTTTGCGGAAATGGTTTTCTTAGTATATTGGTAGTGATTACTATTTTGGCTTTATGTATCTTTTTAGTTAGGATATTTTCTTTAGGTGGCAAGGTTTTAAGTTGGGAATTTTTATTTACAGCTCCCCGAAACTGTATGCAGGAAGGAGGTATTTTTCCTGCATTAGCAGGAACTTTTTGGCTTACGGTAATTTCCATTTGCATTGTAATTCCTTTGGGGATTTTAACAGCTATATTTTTAACTAATTATGGTAAACCAAAGTGGCTGTTGAAAGTGGTTCAGATAGCTATTGATACTTTGGCTGGAACTCCTTCCATTATTTTTGGTCTTTTCGGAATGGCTGTTTTCGTAAACCTTCTGGCAATGAATGTTTCGCTAATTTCCGGAGCTTTAACTTTAGCCATTCTGGCATTGCCTTTATTTATCAATTCCTGTATTGAAGCCATTAAAAGTGTTCCTTTTGATTTTTATGAAGCATCTTTAGCTTTGGGAGCCACGAAAAGACAAACTATCACCAAAATTGTTATACCTACAGCATTGCCCAATATTTTAACCGGAATTATCGTTTGTATTGGCAGAGTAGCAGGAGAAACAGCTCCTATTATGTTTACTGCAGCTACTTTTTATACGCGGCGTTTACCTGAGGGCTTAAAAGATGAAGTTATGGCATTACCTTATCATATTTATGCTTTAATGACGGAAGGAACCCGTCCGGAAACACAAGTGCCTATTGCTTACGGGACAGCAGTTGTTTTATTATTGCTGGTTTTAGGTGTTAGCGCTGCGGCAGTAATTATTCGTTCATCCATCAGGAGAAAAAGAAAATGGTAA
- the pstC gene encoding phosphate ABC transporter permease subunit PstC encodes MSKYKEKAFTTITYTAALFTIVVLFALIYGLFREGLPLFKQVSLTEFIFGSGWYPTNAEPEFGAWTFIIGSFCVTIGALIIGIPLGLGSAIFISEIAGNRLKEIVKPVIELLAGIPSVVYGLFGMSAIAPLIRNWLNLDTGLNIFTASVILGLMIVPIIASMSEDALTNVPKSIREAALALGSTKMECIFRVIIPAAQRGIVGSILLGLGRAIGETMVVLMVAGGSAQIPKSIFASVRPLTSTIAAEMGETVMGSLHYQALYALAILLFVITFVINLITELFIAKRDKQ; translated from the coding sequence ATGAGTAAATATAAAGAAAAGGCATTTACAACCATTACCTACACTGCAGCGTTATTTACTATTGTAGTTCTTTTTGCTTTAATCTATGGCTTATTCAGAGAAGGGTTACCGTTATTTAAGCAGGTCTCTTTAACCGAATTCATTTTTGGCAGTGGTTGGTATCCGACGAATGCAGAACCGGAATTTGGCGCCTGGACTTTTATTATCGGTTCTTTTTGTGTTACCATCGGAGCTTTGATAATAGGAATCCCCTTGGGTTTGGGCTCTGCCATTTTTATCTCTGAAATAGCGGGAAATCGGTTAAAGGAAATAGTTAAGCCCGTAATTGAACTTTTAGCAGGAATACCTTCTGTAGTTTACGGGCTTTTTGGAATGTCTGCAATAGCGCCTCTAATCAGAAATTGGCTGAATTTAGATACGGGACTGAATATATTTACTGCTTCCGTTATTTTAGGGCTGATGATTGTTCCTATAATTGCCAGTATGAGTGAAGATGCTCTTACAAATGTTCCCAAATCCATTAGGGAAGCGGCTTTAGCTTTGGGTTCCACGAAAATGGAATGTATTTTTCGGGTTATTATTCCCGCAGCGCAAAGAGGGATAGTTGGCAGCATTTTGCTTGGTTTGGGTAGAGCCATTGGAGAAACGATGGTGGTTTTAATGGTAGCTGGAGGCAGTGCTCAAATACCTAAAAGCATTTTTGCTTCAGTAAGACCTTTAACTTCTACAATTGCAGCTGAAATGGGGGAGACGGTTATGGGTAGTTTACATTATCAAGCACTCTATGCTTTGGCGATATTGCTTTTTGTAATCACTTTTGTAATTAACCTGATTACTGAACTTTTTATCGCTAAAAGGGATAAGCAATGA
- a CDS encoding LemA family protein — translation MKKGLIVLLAIILVIIICAGWFIGRYNTIQKEKVNVESAWAQVQNVYQTRYDLIPNLVETVQGAANFEKSTLTQVTEARAKAGGSLNLPPEALTNPQAFQAFQQSQAGLSDALSRLMVVVERYPELKANQNFLTFQAQLEGIENRIRTERMRYNEEAKKFNQLIVTFPNNLIAGIISVKPFQFFQAEEGAAKAPKVQFE, via the coding sequence ATGAAGAAAGGACTGATTGTCTTACTCGCAATTATCCTGGTGATTATAATTTGCGCCGGATGGTTTATCGGACGCTATAATACCATTCAAAAAGAGAAAGTGAATGTAGAAAGTGCTTGGGCACAAGTGCAAAATGTATATCAAACTCGTTATGATCTTATTCCTAATTTGGTAGAAACGGTTCAGGGAGCTGCAAATTTTGAAAAATCCACTTTAACCCAAGTAACTGAAGCTCGTGCAAAAGCCGGTGGAAGTTTAAATCTGCCTCCTGAAGCATTAACCAATCCCCAGGCATTTCAGGCATTTCAGCAAAGTCAGGCAGGATTAAGTGATGCCCTTTCGCGTTTGATGGTTGTGGTGGAACGCTATCCGGAATTGAAAGCCAATCAAAATTTTCTTACCTTTCAAGCCCAGCTGGAAGGTATTGAAAACAGAATCAGAACTGAAAGAATGCGCTATAATGAGGAAGCCAAGAAATTCAATCAGCTGATTGTTACTTTCCCGAATAATCTCATTGCCGGTATCATCAGCGTAAAGCCATTCCAGTTTTTCCAGGCAGAAGAAGGCGCTGCAAAAGCTCCTAAGGTTCAGTTTGAATAA